A portion of the Babylonia areolata isolate BAREFJ2019XMU chromosome 16, ASM4173473v1, whole genome shotgun sequence genome contains these proteins:
- the LOC143290911 gene encoding galactoside alpha-(1,2)-fucosyltransferase 1-like yields MARNFSCSVLKMRRILTGLCLLAVASLLVILCKFHQSTPTPTRSQRPPLRSSPPIALAPPPPPPPPRSFSPSRRSLDLKAWKNGPNTSLTAPGLIPIKQKATANPSDIPAEAGPQKLLCLTFKGRFGNHLFQFASVLGLAHRLHRTAVFSASRFLNQALQLPPLQPSAEQRKRCHAARVARERVCCQFHNDLLKLDPHRDYQVSRYLQSWKYFEGAEAEVRKALLFKDSVQKRVKGKVEELKRLSNHTLVGIHIRRGDYLRPGSIRGGYRSPPPDYYLRAMDFMRRRFGKVTFLVAVDNTTWFLESVTLSSDVIMLKRDTPVVDMALLASLDHVIISVGSFSWWVGFLNKGETVYWKDFIAPGTFIGKSYGDGATYVYPEWIPL; encoded by the exons ATGGCTCGGAATTTTTCATGCAGCGTGCTCAAAATGAGGAGGATACTTAcag GGTTGTGTCTGCTGGCTGTGGCGTCCCTGCTGGTCATCCTCTGCAAGTTTCatcagtccacccccacccccacccgcagcCAGCGCCCACCACTGCGGAGTTCTCCTCCTATAGCTTTggcaccaccccctcctcctcctcctcctcgctcgtTCTCACCTTCCCGGCGATCGCTGGACTTGAAGGCATGGAAGAACGGCCCCAACACGTCCCTCACAGCGCCTGGTCTCATTCCCATCAAGCAGAAAGCCACGGCGAACCCCAGTGACATCCCTGCAGAGGCCGGTCCGCAGAAACTCCTCTGCCTCACGTTCAAGGGTCGCTTCGGGAACCACCTATTCCAGTTCGCGTCGGTCCTGGGCCTGGCCCACAGACTGCACAGAACGGCTGTGTTCTCCGCCAGTCGTTTTCTGAACCAAGCACTGCAGCTTCCGCCCCTACAGCCCAGCGCAGAGCAGCGGAAGCGGTGCCACGCAGCCAGAGTCGCGAGGGAAAGGGTGTGCTGCCAGTTCCACAATGACCTCCTGAAGCTGGACCCTCACAGAGACTATCAGGTGAGCAGGTACCTGCAGTCGTGGAAATACTTCGAAGGAGCGGAAGCAGAAGTGAGAAAGGCGCTCCTGTTCAAAGACAGCGTGCAGAAGCGAgtgaaggggaaggtggaggagctGAAGAGACTCTCTAACCACACGTTGGTAGGTATTCATATTCGGAGAGGGGACTACCTCAGACCTGGGTCTATAAGGGGAGGCTACCGCTCCCCGCCTCCAGATTACTATCTCAGAGCCATGGACTTCATGAGACGCCGCTTTGGGAAGGTGACCTTTCTCGTGGCCGTGGACAACACCACGTGGTTCTTGGAATCCGTGACGTTATCAAGTGACGTCATAATGTTGAAACGTGACACCCCTGTAGTCGACATGGCGTTGTTGGCGTCACTAGATCACGTGATAATCTCAGTGGGGTCGTTCAGCTGGTGGGTGGGCTTCCTCAACAAAGGTGAGACAGTGTACTGGAAGGACTTCATTGCACCGGGTACCTTCATTGGGAAATCGTACGGGGATGGCGCCACTTACGTATACCCTGAGTGGATTCCATTGTAA